A genomic stretch from Candidatus Nitrotoga arctica includes:
- a CDS encoding heavy metal translocating P-type ATPase, which translates to MNQKNQSTCCGHTSPEKKVVVAPAGSPISEKTYIDPVCGMKVSANSKKSVEHDGTTYYFCSESCVAKFRTNAKQYLSKPTSSDIAPKASLQAVTKDAIFTCPMHPEVQQVGPGSCPKCGMALEPMEATAEEDTTELDDMTRRLWVSTALTVPLLILTMGEMVPGIDFHSRLGTTVFNWLQAALATPVVLWAGWPFFERAGASFRTWNLNMFSLIGLGTGAAFVFSVVSLLFPELLPVDFKMNGMAPLYFEAAAAIITLVLVGQVLELRARSRTNSAIKLLLGLVPNTAVRLRLDGSEEEVHLDEIHVGDRLRVKPGDKVPVDGEVVEGRSNIDESMITGEPIPSEKTVGSKVSAGTVNQTGSFVFTAQKVGAETLLAHIVKMVNDASRSRAPIQKIADAVAGWFVPVVMGVALMAFVIWAFFGSPPALAHALVATVSVLIIACPCALGLATPISIMVGIGRGAQEGILIKDAEALELMEKVDTLVVDKTGTLTEGHPKVQDVVAINGFTENEVLSLAASLEQDSEHPLAQAIVGYAKEKNIKIVEAKDFDSITGKGIRGVIDDKSVAVGNAVLMSDVGVDIASLQSKTQELQALAKSVMFLAIDGKAAGLVSVADPIKPTAARAIAKLKAAGIRIVLLTGDNVATAASVARQLGIDDVKGNVMPSDKYRHVQMLQAAGHIVAMAGDGVNDAPALAQANVGIAMGTGTDIAMNSARIVLVKGDLLGIVRVRLLSQVTMRNIKQNLFFAFAYNLIGVPIAAGALYPWFGLLLSPMIASAAMALSSVSVIGNALRLRSATLAHTPRYGCHR; encoded by the coding sequence ATGAATCAGAAAAATCAAAGCACCTGTTGCGGTCATACCAGTCCTGAAAAAAAAGTTGTTGTAGCACCGGCCGGCAGCCCGATTTCCGAAAAAACATACATCGATCCCGTCTGTGGAATGAAAGTGTCGGCCAACAGCAAGAAGTCGGTTGAGCATGACGGCACCACATACTATTTTTGTAGTGAAAGCTGCGTTGCCAAATTTCGGACCAATGCCAAGCAATACCTGAGCAAGCCGACATCCAGCGATATCGCCCCCAAGGCGTCTCTGCAAGCAGTTACAAAGGACGCGATCTTTACCTGCCCGATGCACCCTGAGGTCCAGCAAGTCGGTCCCGGTAGCTGCCCGAAGTGTGGGATGGCACTGGAGCCGATGGAGGCGACTGCGGAAGAAGATACCACCGAGCTTGACGACATGACCCGTCGTCTTTGGGTAAGTACAGCATTGACCGTACCGTTGCTGATTTTGACAATGGGTGAGATGGTTCCAGGAATAGACTTTCACAGTCGGTTAGGAACGACTGTGTTTAACTGGTTGCAAGCTGCGCTTGCGACACCAGTCGTTCTGTGGGCGGGTTGGCCGTTTTTCGAGCGCGCCGGGGCATCGTTCCGTACTTGGAATCTTAATATGTTCAGTCTGATTGGACTGGGCACCGGGGCGGCCTTTGTATTCAGTGTAGTGTCGCTCTTGTTTCCTGAATTACTTCCGGTTGATTTCAAAATGAACGGCATGGCGCCGCTTTACTTCGAGGCCGCTGCCGCCATTATCACGCTCGTGCTCGTGGGGCAGGTGCTGGAACTGCGAGCGCGGTCACGTACCAACAGCGCGATCAAATTGCTTCTGGGGCTCGTGCCAAATACGGCCGTTCGCCTCAGGCTCGACGGTAGTGAAGAAGAAGTACATCTGGACGAGATCCATGTAGGCGATCGATTGCGTGTGAAGCCGGGCGACAAAGTGCCGGTCGATGGTGAAGTGGTCGAGGGCAGATCAAATATCGACGAATCGATGATCACCGGCGAACCAATACCATCTGAGAAAACGGTTGGAAGTAAAGTGTCTGCTGGCACCGTTAATCAGACCGGTTCATTCGTATTCACGGCGCAGAAAGTGGGCGCGGAAACGCTGCTTGCGCACATTGTAAAAATGGTCAACGACGCCAGCCGCTCGCGTGCACCAATCCAAAAAATTGCCGATGCTGTTGCCGGATGGTTTGTGCCGGTGGTAATGGGAGTCGCCCTCATGGCCTTCGTTATCTGGGCTTTTTTTGGCTCACCGCCTGCGCTTGCGCATGCACTTGTAGCAACCGTCTCGGTACTTATCATTGCCTGCCCTTGTGCTCTTGGTTTGGCCACGCCGATTTCGATCATGGTAGGCATTGGCCGTGGCGCGCAAGAAGGCATTTTGATTAAAGACGCAGAAGCGCTGGAACTGATGGAAAAAGTGGATACCTTAGTGGTTGATAAGACTGGCACGCTTACCGAAGGACATCCCAAAGTGCAGGACGTAGTCGCTATCAATGGATTTACTGAAAATGAGGTTTTATCATTGGCGGCTTCTCTTGAACAAGACAGTGAGCACCCTCTTGCGCAGGCTATTGTCGGGTACGCTAAAGAAAAGAATATTAAGATTGTAGAAGCCAAAGATTTTGATTCGATTACCGGCAAGGGAATACGAGGGGTTATTGATGACAAGTCGGTTGCTGTGGGCAACGCCGTGCTCATGTCTGATGTTGGCGTCGACATTGCGTCACTTCAAAGTAAAACACAAGAATTGCAGGCGTTAGCAAAGTCGGTGATGTTTCTAGCCATTGATGGAAAGGCAGCAGGACTGGTGAGCGTTGCCGATCCAATCAAACCTACGGCAGCACGTGCTATAGCAAAACTGAAGGCTGCTGGCATTCGGATAGTATTACTCACGGGCGATAACGTTGCGACCGCTGCATCGGTTGCGCGGCAACTTGGCATTGATGATGTCAAAGGAAACGTCATGCCAAGTGATAAATATCGACATGTGCAAATGCTACAGGCAGCGGGCCACATCGTGGCGATGGCGGGCGACGGTGTCAATGACGCGCCAGCACTTGCTCAAGCGAATGTTGGCATCGCTATGGGGACCGGAACCGACATTGCGATGAATAGTGCGCGCATTGTCTTAGTGAAGGGCGACCTATTGGGCATAGTCCGTGTACGTTTGCTCAGCCAGGTAACTATGCGAAATATTAAACAGAATTTATTTTTTGCATTTGCTTATAACCTGATTGGTGTGCCCATTGCTGCGGGAGCACTATACCCCTGGTTTGGTCTGCTATTAAGCCCGATGATTGCGAGTGCTGCGATGGCGTTAAGTTCGGTATCAGTGATAGGCAATGCTCTGCGGTTGCGCAGTGCGACTCTTGCCCACACACCGCGGTATGGTTGCCATCGTTAA
- a CDS encoding MerR family DNA-binding protein produces the protein MKKEVEQLTIGRLARAAEVGIETIRYYQKLNLLPTPAPNGMTFRQYPLALIERIRFIKRSQDLGFTLGEIASLLALEGGTDRAAIRKIANIRLGDINKRIVDLERMQSILTHLIHECEMTGRTKPCPIISAFTGGSTAH, from the coding sequence ATGAAAAAAGAAGTTGAGCAATTAACAATTGGCCGCTTAGCACGCGCTGCTGAAGTGGGTATTGAGACGATCCGCTACTATCAAAAATTGAATTTACTACCTACACCCGCGCCGAATGGCATGACATTCCGGCAATATCCGCTTGCACTCATTGAGCGCATCCGATTTATCAAGCGATCACAAGATCTTGGTTTTACGCTGGGAGAGATTGCATCCTTGCTTGCATTGGAGGGCGGTACTGACAGAGCGGCGATCCGCAAGATCGCAAATATCCGTCTTGGCGACATCAATAAGCGGATCGTCGACCTTGAACGCATGCAAAGTATTCTCACACATCTAATCCACGAATGCGAAATGACGGGTCGAACCAAGCCGTGCCCTATCATCTCAGCGTTTACAGGTGGGTCTACAGCACATTGA